Within the Echinicola sp. 20G genome, the region TTGATATGCCTTCTAAAGATGACGCTTGTCTCATTCCATTTGGCACATTTGGCAAGATGTATTACATGGGAAGATGGGGAGTAGAACCCACCATTGCTGCCAAAGGCTACGATGATGACAAAAACCTGGTCGCCTTAGAGAATGAAATGACTGGATTACTAAGGGCTAAACGTGGCCTAAAACCTATAGAAGAAGACAACTTTGCCTTAAACAAATCGGAGTTTATTCAAAATGCCATTGGAGCGATCTTCGATGTGATCAGTATCGCTGGGGCTGTCATTGGGGGATTTTCCATTCTGGTAGGAGGATTCGGTATCGCCAATATCATGTTTGTTTCAGTAAGAGAACGAACCAATATCATTGGAATCCAAAAATCCCTTGGAGCTAAAAATTATTTCATTTTACTGCAATTTCTTTTTGAGTCTACCTTCCTAAGTCTTTTTGGTGGATTGGCCGGTTTGCTACTGGTTTTCGCCATAACATTTATACCTCTTGGGGCATTGGAAGTGTTTCTATCGGCCAAAAACATCATTTTAGGACTTGGCCTGAGCTCCACAATAGGAATGCTTTCTGGCTCGATCCCTGCAGGGATGGCTGCTAAAATGGATCCGGTTGAAGCCATCAGAAGTAATTAAGCACAAAAAAAGGGAAGACATCGATGCCTTCCCTTTTAGTTTTTTATTTTAACTTTCGATTAGTCTTCAGCTACTTCCTCTACTACACCGTTCAGACCAGATTTAGCTTTGATCTTATTCTCAAGTTCTTCCATCAATTCTGGATTATCCAACAGCAAGTTTTTCACAGCATCTCTACCTTGGCCTAATTTATTACCTTCGTAAGAGAACCAAGACCCTGCCTTTTTGATAATATCAAACTCCACGCCCAAATCAATAATTTCTCCAACTTTGGAAATCCCTTGACCATACATAATGTCAAATTCAACCACCTTAAAAGGAGGTGCTACTTTGTTCTTTACCACCTTCACTTTAGTACGGTTACCTAGGATATTATCAGCACTTTCTTTGATTTGACCAATTCTTCTGATATCCAACCTCACTGAAGCATAAAATTTCAGGGCATTACCACCAGTAGTAGTTTCAGGGCTTCCGAACATGACTCCAATCTTATCCCTTAACTGGTTAATAAAGATACATGCGCATCCTGTTTTATTGATCGCACCTGTCAGCTTTCTGAGTGCCTGAGACATCAACCTTGCCTGAAGTCCCATTTTGCTATCTCCCATTTCTCCTTCCAACTCCCCTTTCGGCACCAACGCCGCAACAGAGTCAATCACAATAATATCAATTGCTCCAGAACGGATCAAATGTTCAGCAATCTCCAAAGCTTGCTCACCATTGTCAGGCTGGGAAATCAATAGGTTTTCTGTATCAATGCCCAGCTTTTCTGCATAAATCTTATCGAAAGCATGCTCGGCATCGATGATAGCAGCCAAGCCGCCTTTTTTCTGAGCTTCAGCAATGCAGTGCATGGCCAAGGTAGTTTTACCGGAAGATTCAGGGCCATAAACCTCAATGATCCTTCCTTTTGGAATACCACCTACTCCCAAGGCCAGGTCAAGGCCCAAAGAACCTGTCGAAATTGAAGGAATATCTATAACGGTATTGTCACTCAGCTTCATAACAGTCCCCTTTCCATAAGTCTTTTCCAACTTATCAATGGTTAGCTGAAGTGCTTTTAATTTTTCAGTATTTTCGCTCATAAATCAATAGGTAGAAACTTGGTAAGTAAATATTATGTGAAAGTAAACATTCGCATCCTGAATATCAACTTTAGCTACAACCATTGTTTTATAATGTCGTTTTATTAATTTAGGAATTTGTATTAATAGGTCACTGTCAGTTTGGTATAACTTTTGAACACGGATTCTCAAAGTAACATCCATTATATGTCCTTTCCATTAAGATTATTTTTCATTTTAAACCTACTCTCTTTTGCCTGTTCAGCGCAGCTAATGGCCCAAACGGAAAGTAAGCCTTACAAAAAAGGAGAAGAACTTACTTTTAAAGTAAAGTACCTTTTTTTTAATGCAGCAGAAGCCAAAATGATTATTGACAGTGAGATCCATCAAATCAACAATCGCCCTGCTTATAAAATAGATGTTTATGGAAAAACACTAAGTATCTTCAGTATTTTTAAAGTAAAGGACAACTGGGGCACTCTGATGGACACTACCCAAAACATCCCTTACCGATCTTACAGGCACATTGAAGAAGGCGGATATAGAAAACATGAAGTGATCGATTTTGACCATGACCAAAAAACCGCTACAGTCAAACTTTATGACAAGGAAAACCGAAAATTAACAAAAACTACTGAGCATGATATCTCTCCAGAAATCCAAGATATAGTCAGTGGTTTTTATTACATGCGTCATTTGGATTTGGAGAAACTGAACAAAGGAGATATCATTTCCATAAAAGGCTTCTTTGACGAAAAAACATATAACTTAAAGTTAATATTTGAAGGAAAAGATAAAATTTCCACAAAGCTGGGAAAGTTTGACACTTTTGTTGTCTCTCCAATTATGCCCAGTAATAAACTTTTCAGTGGAGAAAATCCAATTAAAATGTGGATTACGGATGATAGGAACCGAATTCCGGTAAAAATAGAAGCAGACCTGATCGTGGGAGCACTTAACATGGAAATCACAGAAGCCAAAAATTTACGAAACAAATAATTGATCTATTGTTAACATTAATTTAACAAAAATATCAATTAGCGAAATTTTATATGGACGATAACCGCTTTTTTAAATCATGAAGCTATTTCTTTTCATAGTTTTTCTAAATTAGCGGTGTTTTTAAGCAATCAACAAACTGGCAAAGTCAAATGAGTGACAAACCAAAAATCAAAGTTCTGGTAGTAGATGACGAACCAGATATTATTGAAATCTTAACCTACAACCTTGAAAAAGAGGGTTATGAAGTAGCATCCGCTAATGATGGCATCAAAGCTGTACAAACTGCCATAAAATTCAAGCCTGATGTCATTCTATTGGACATCATGATGCCTAACCAAGACGGTGTAGAAACCTGTAGGCAAATCCGGGACCTGGAAGAGCTCAAAAACACATTTGTAATATTCCTTACCGCAAGATCGGAAGAGTATTCAGAGGTGGCTGCTTTTGATGTAGGGGCTGATGACTATATCACCAAACCTATCAAACCAAGAGCTTTGGTAAGTAGAATCTCCGCCTTGTTTAGAAGAGAGTCCAAAAAAGAGCAAGAAGTCTCCCAAATCAAAATCAAAGACCTAACTATCGATAGAAGTAGTTTCACTATTGATAAAGGAGGCAAGACCATCACCCTTCCAAAGAAAGAGTTTGAGCTATTGTATTTCTTGGCAAAAAATCCTAACATGGTATTCAGCCGGGATGAATTGCTTCAGAATATCTGGGGAGCAGATGTATTTGTTTTGGCCAGAACAGTTGATGTTCACATCAGAAAAGTGAGAGAAAAAATAGGAGAAAACTATATTACTACTGTAAAAGGCGTAGGATATAAGTTTGACAATAATTAAAGTATGCTTACAACTTCCAGGGGAATCTCCCTAGTATTGGCTTTTGCTATATCTGCCCTTACTGTCGCATTCCTCTCTTTATTGGATGATGCGACCCCAATGCTACTTACAGTAGCCTGGGGTCTTACGCTTGCCATTTCCTATATCCTTATTAACATCACCCTAGAGTTTCTAATTTTTAAGGAAATCAGCAATATTTATTCAGTATTAGAAAAGATCCAAAAGAAAGACCTTAGCGGAGTAGCAGAAAAACCCAAAAAGAGTTCCATCTCTCCTCTTAGAAAAATAAACAGTACGATCAACTCCTACGCTATTGCAAAAAATAAGGAAATCGAGACCTTACAGCGAAATGCAGCATTTAGAAGAGAATTCATTGCTGACATCTCCCATGAATTGAAAACACCTATTTTTGCTGCTCAGGGCTATGTGCACACCTTGCTTGATGGTGCCGTGGAAGATGTCAAAGTAAGAGATAAATTCCTAAAAAGAGCTGCCAAAAGTCTCAATGCCCTTGATAAACTAGTCCAGGATTTACTTACCCTCAACCAGATGGAGAGCGGAGTGGTTAAATTCCATTTTGAAGTATTTAGCATGGTAGACCTAATTGAGGAAGTAATTGAAGAATTGGAGCACAAGGCAGAAAAGAGGCATATCAACATCAGGTTTACATACAATTCTGACAAAAACTTCATGACCAATGCGGACAAGGATAAGATCTACAGAGTCTGCCAGAACCTTATTTCCAATGCCATCAAATACAACCACGAAGGCGGTGAAGCTCATATTTCACTAAATTCGTCCAAAAACACGTTGACTGTAGACATCAAAGATAATGGCCTTGGAATCCCTGCCGAGGACATCAAAAGAATTTTTGAGCGCTTCTATAGAGTGGACAAAAGTCGATCGAGGGAAATGGGAGGCACAGGGCTTGGTTTAGCCATTGTTAAACATATCCTAGAAGGCCATAAGAGTAAAATATCTGTTTCTTCCACCATTGGAAAGGGTTCTCTATTTAGTTTTTCACTTCCTCTCCATAAGGCAAAGAAAGATTGAAGAAACAATAAAAGTCCTTATACAATATTTTATTCTGATTAGACTTTATAAATCTATTATTTTTACCTACTTTTGCACATTGATTTGAAAGGTGTAAGCACGGCTATATGAAAAAAGTAGATTTTGAAGACCTTATTCTGTTTCAAAACGAAGACTATATAGTCATTAATAAACCGCCATACTTATCGACCTTAGACGATAGGCATGAAAGACAAAACATCCTTCATTTGGCCAAGAGTCACACTCCAGATGCCCAGGTGTGTCACAGACTGGACAAAGAAACTTCAGGATGTTTGGTAATAGCGAAAAACCCGGAGGCATATAGAAATATTGCCATCCAATTTGAAAACAGAAAGGTAGAAAAAGTCTACCATGCCGTAGTGGACGGGATTCATGAATATGAAAACCAGCTTGTGGACCGAAA harbors:
- a CDS encoding response regulator transcription factor, which produces MSDKPKIKVLVVDDEPDIIEILTYNLEKEGYEVASANDGIKAVQTAIKFKPDVILLDIMMPNQDGVETCRQIRDLEELKNTFVIFLTARSEEYSEVAAFDVGADDYITKPIKPRALVSRISALFRRESKKEQEVSQIKIKDLTIDRSSFTIDKGGKTITLPKKEFELLYFLAKNPNMVFSRDELLQNIWGADVFVLARTVDVHIRKVREKIGENYITTVKGVGYKFDNN
- the recA gene encoding recombinase RecA produces the protein MSENTEKLKALQLTIDKLEKTYGKGTVMKLSDNTVIDIPSISTGSLGLDLALGVGGIPKGRIIEVYGPESSGKTTLAMHCIAEAQKKGGLAAIIDAEHAFDKIYAEKLGIDTENLLISQPDNGEQALEIAEHLIRSGAIDIIVIDSVAALVPKGELEGEMGDSKMGLQARLMSQALRKLTGAINKTGCACIFINQLRDKIGVMFGSPETTTGGNALKFYASVRLDIRRIGQIKESADNILGNRTKVKVVKNKVAPPFKVVEFDIMYGQGISKVGEIIDLGVEFDIIKKAGSWFSYEGNKLGQGRDAVKNLLLDNPELMEELENKIKAKSGLNGVVEEVAED
- a CDS encoding cell wall metabolism sensor histidine kinase WalK, which codes for MLTTSRGISLVLAFAISALTVAFLSLLDDATPMLLTVAWGLTLAISYILINITLEFLIFKEISNIYSVLEKIQKKDLSGVAEKPKKSSISPLRKINSTINSYAIAKNKEIETLQRNAAFRREFIADISHELKTPIFAAQGYVHTLLDGAVEDVKVRDKFLKRAAKSLNALDKLVQDLLTLNQMESGVVKFHFEVFSMVDLIEEVIEELEHKAEKRHINIRFTYNSDKNFMTNADKDKIYRVCQNLISNAIKYNHEGGEAHISLNSSKNTLTVDIKDNGLGIPAEDIKRIFERFYRVDKSRSREMGGTGLGLAIVKHILEGHKSKISVSSTIGKGSLFSFSLPLHKAKKD
- a CDS encoding ABC transporter permease, producing the protein MIIFRLIWESFRFALQALKSNLTRTILSLLGVTIGIFAIIAVFTLVDSLEKNIKSSFSFLGTNVVRVDRFPFAAGGGEYPWWKYFRRPPGNYNEFLFLEERMKNAEAITISASANTTIKRGSSSFGGANLQGVVFNHKEVYDIPVVEGRFFTELEISAARNVTVIGAKIAQTLFQGDDNIIGKEVKIKGQKFIVIGLLEEEGEGLFDMPSKDDACLIPFGTFGKMYYMGRWGVEPTIAAKGYDDDKNLVALENEMTGLLRAKRGLKPIEEDNFALNKSEFIQNAIGAIFDVISIAGAVIGGFSILVGGFGIANIMFVSVRERTNIIGIQKSLGAKNYFILLQFLFESTFLSLFGGLAGLLLVFAITFIPLGALEVFLSAKNIILGLGLSSTIGMLSGSIPAGMAAKMDPVEAIRSN
- a CDS encoding DUF3108 domain-containing protein → MSFPLRLFFILNLLSFACSAQLMAQTESKPYKKGEELTFKVKYLFFNAAEAKMIIDSEIHQINNRPAYKIDVYGKTLSIFSIFKVKDNWGTLMDTTQNIPYRSYRHIEEGGYRKHEVIDFDHDQKTATVKLYDKENRKLTKTTEHDISPEIQDIVSGFYYMRHLDLEKLNKGDIISIKGFFDEKTYNLKLIFEGKDKISTKLGKFDTFVVSPIMPSNKLFSGENPIKMWITDDRNRIPVKIEADLIVGALNMEITEAKNLRNK